A window of the Sphingomonas piscis genome harbors these coding sequences:
- the mltG gene encoding endolytic transglycosylase MltG, which translates to MLKRLILIAAVAGVLLCAGAYWLLWAASGPKPGPHTVVVAEGSTLGSVARQLEKAGAIPGSAGTYTKMARLFGSGDPVQAGEFEIPKGMGGAAILDLLQRGKPVQRLITVTEGMPSIIIQEKLAANAYLTGPTPAIAEGSALPDSYGYERGEARTKVAARMQSAMATTLNSLWAKRKPTCPVATKEEAITLASIVEKETGKASERRLVAGVYCNRLRIGMKLDADPTVIYPVTKGKPLGRRILRSELNADNGYNTYRSPGLPIGPIANPGKASIAAVLDPAPTQAIYFVADGTGGHVFANTLAEHNANVAKWRALRRARGEL; encoded by the coding sequence ATGCTCAAACGGCTGATCCTGATTGCAGCCGTTGCCGGTGTGCTGCTCTGCGCCGGCGCTTACTGGCTGCTTTGGGCGGCGAGCGGTCCGAAGCCGGGGCCGCACACGGTTGTGGTTGCGGAAGGCTCGACGCTCGGCAGCGTTGCGCGTCAGCTTGAGAAAGCAGGGGCGATCCCTGGCTCGGCTGGCACCTACACCAAGATGGCGCGCCTGTTCGGCTCGGGCGATCCGGTGCAGGCGGGCGAGTTCGAGATTCCCAAGGGCATGGGCGGCGCCGCGATCCTCGACCTCCTGCAGCGTGGCAAGCCAGTGCAGCGCCTGATCACGGTGACCGAGGGGATGCCGTCGATCATCATCCAGGAAAAGCTGGCTGCCAACGCTTACTTGACGGGTCCGACCCCGGCCATCGCTGAGGGCAGCGCTCTTCCCGACAGCTATGGCTACGAGCGCGGCGAGGCCCGGACGAAGGTTGCCGCGCGCATGCAGTCGGCGATGGCGACGACGCTGAACAGCCTCTGGGCGAAGCGCAAGCCGACCTGCCCGGTCGCGACCAAGGAAGAGGCAATCACCCTGGCCTCGATCGTGGAGAAGGAGACGGGCAAGGCGTCGGAGCGGCGGCTCGTCGCCGGAGTTTACTGCAACCGTTTGCGCATCGGCATGAAGCTCGATGCCGACCCGACCGTCATCTATCCGGTCACCAAGGGCAAGCCACTCGGCCGCCGGATTCTGCGGTCGGAACTGAATGCCGATAACGGCTACAATACCTATCGTTCGCCCGGCCTTCCGATCGGCCCCATCGCCAACCCAGGCAAGGCCAGCATCGCCGCAGTGCTCGATCCGGCGCCGACGCAGGCGATCTACTTCGTTGCCGATGGCACCGGCGGCCACGTCTTCGCCAACACCTTGGCCGAGCATAATGCCAATGTGGCCAAGTGGCGGGCGCTCCGGCGCGCTCGTGGGGAGCTTTGA
- a CDS encoding fused MFS/spermidine synthase has translation MATAALPATAPLVSVRWKFVATIFFGSFLLFLVQPMIARMALPRLGGAPTVWNSAMLVYQALLLLGYSYAHWLTRQSPSKQRLIHLLAFAIAGVMLPIGLISGTPGASANSFLWVPWLLIMSIGPLFFVVSAQAPIIQSWYAKCGLGDPYPLYAASNFGSFAGLLAYPFVVEPLLSVANQRMLWSAGYVLLALLCGYCSFHLPKARTDGAVEAVPPARSKMIRWALQAAVPSGLVLSTTLQLTTDIVAVPLLWVLPLGLYLLSFSIAFAASRGVADVMGRAAPFTLLITACAAMANAMDYALPIAGLILLNLLAVSVALHSALYDQRPAASQLTYFYLAMSAGGVAGGIFCALLAPLLFDSTYENVVLLTAAAFLLKNEPLWEKVGRYWQRQSRGRLFAIAAGILLLSALGPIFSAAGHRNLGFTYLLIAIGVATVGNRLLFATTATALLLFMGGWEKIALSAQPGMMTRSYFGIYSIHTSQPGRRSLAHGTTMHGIQLTGSPQREVTPTSYYAPRSGIGLAMRSTERLFGPGARIGVVGLGTGTLACYATAKQSWTFYEIDPAVADIARDPKRFTFLSRCMPNARIEIGDARLTLGRSRRGSADLLTIDAFSSDSVPMHLLTREAFQAYADHLRSGGLLMVHISNRYLELEPVIAGAAKDGGWSAMARKYYPTDAEKDHAASASLWIALSRDPETVRRLVEGSGEEWRLLNEKTGFQPWTDDRGSLLGLIHWGG, from the coding sequence ATGGCCACAGCAGCGTTACCGGCGACCGCGCCCCTTGTGTCGGTCCGATGGAAATTTGTCGCGACCATCTTCTTCGGATCGTTCCTGCTGTTCCTGGTCCAGCCGATGATCGCCCGAATGGCATTGCCGCGGCTTGGCGGCGCACCGACGGTGTGGAATTCCGCGATGCTGGTTTACCAGGCATTGCTCCTCCTGGGCTATTCCTATGCGCACTGGCTGACCCGGCAATCCCCTTCCAAGCAGCGCCTTATCCATCTGCTGGCCTTCGCCATCGCCGGCGTGATGCTGCCCATCGGCCTGATCAGCGGCACGCCCGGTGCAAGCGCCAACAGTTTCCTGTGGGTGCCCTGGTTGCTGATCATGTCCATCGGGCCCTTGTTCTTCGTGGTGTCGGCGCAGGCCCCGATAATCCAGTCCTGGTATGCGAAATGCGGCCTCGGCGACCCCTACCCGCTCTACGCAGCCTCCAATTTCGGAAGCTTCGCCGGATTGCTGGCTTATCCCTTCGTGGTCGAACCGCTGCTTTCCGTAGCGAACCAGCGGATGCTCTGGAGCGCCGGATACGTCTTGCTTGCGCTTCTCTGCGGCTATTGCTCCTTTCACCTCCCCAAGGCGCGCACTGACGGAGCGGTCGAAGCCGTCCCACCCGCACGCTCGAAGATGATCCGGTGGGCGTTGCAGGCTGCCGTTCCGTCCGGACTTGTTCTGTCGACCACTCTGCAGCTGACGACCGATATCGTCGCCGTCCCGTTGCTTTGGGTTCTTCCGCTGGGACTATACCTGCTGAGCTTCTCCATCGCCTTCGCGGCAAGCCGCGGAGTTGCGGATGTGATGGGGCGCGCAGCGCCGTTCACCCTGCTCATCACGGCGTGTGCGGCCATGGCGAACGCAATGGATTACGCCCTCCCGATTGCCGGGCTGATCCTGCTCAACCTCCTTGCGGTGTCGGTCGCTCTGCACTCGGCCCTCTACGATCAACGGCCTGCCGCATCGCAACTGACCTATTTCTACCTTGCCATGTCCGCCGGCGGCGTTGCCGGCGGTATCTTTTGCGCTTTGCTCGCGCCGTTGCTGTTCGACTCGACCTACGAGAATGTCGTCCTTCTCACCGCCGCCGCCTTTCTTTTGAAGAACGAGCCGCTCTGGGAGAAGGTTGGACGATACTGGCAACGACAGTCGCGCGGGCGGCTATTCGCGATAGCGGCGGGGATCCTGCTTCTGTCCGCACTTGGGCCGATCTTTTCGGCGGCGGGGCACCGCAATCTCGGATTCACTTATTTGCTGATCGCCATTGGCGTTGCGACCGTGGGCAACCGGCTGCTTTTTGCGACCACAGCGACTGCCTTGCTTCTGTTCATGGGCGGATGGGAAAAGATCGCCCTTTCGGCCCAGCCAGGAATGATGACCCGTAGCTACTTCGGCATCTATTCGATTCATACGAGTCAGCCAGGGCGGCGCTCGCTGGCACACGGAACCACAATGCACGGCATCCAGCTCACCGGATCGCCGCAGCGGGAAGTGACCCCTACCAGCTACTATGCGCCACGGTCGGGGATCGGGCTCGCGATGCGGTCAACAGAGCGGCTCTTCGGTCCCGGCGCCCGCATTGGAGTCGTTGGGCTCGGAACCGGAACCCTGGCCTGTTATGCGACTGCGAAGCAGAGCTGGACTTTCTATGAGATCGACCCGGCCGTCGCGGACATTGCACGGGACCCCAAGCGCTTCACCTTCTTGTCCCGCTGCATGCCGAACGCTCGGATCGAAATTGGCGATGCGCGGCTGACCCTCGGTCGAAGCAGGCGCGGTTCGGCGGACTTGCTGACCATCGACGCATTTTCGTCGGACTCGGTTCCGATGCACCTCCTGACTCGTGAAGCATTCCAGGCCTATGCCGATCACCTGCGCTCCGGCGGCCTGCTGATGGTGCATATCTCCAATCGCTACCTGGAGCTGGAGCCGGTTATTGCCGGAGCGGCGAAGGATGGAGGGTGGTCCGCGATGGCGCGGAAATATTATCCGACCGACGCGGAAAAGGATCATGCCGCATCGGCTTCATTATGGATTGCGCTTTCTCGCGACCCGGAGACCGTTCGGCGATTGGTCGAGGGCAGCGGTGAAGAATGGCGCCTCTTGAACGAGAAGACAGGGTTTCAGCCCTGGACCGATGATCGGGGCAGCCTTCTCGGGCTAATTCACTGGGGCGGGTAA
- a CDS encoding SH3 domain-containing protein yields MDRPPTGPSSDKHPPSLISPDGFGLEGPSDLPDPNFHAYRRDLADVSLAGQVIASHFVEPVEYTLVRAAEFREFPDESGQVIADLVAGERMRLLDCKLGWAWGYAGPEERVGYLNADALGLD; encoded by the coding sequence ATGGATCGTCCGCCCACCGGCCCATCATCGGACAAGCACCCGCCTTCGCTCATCAGTCCTGACGGCTTCGGCCTGGAGGGTCCGTCCGACCTTCCCGACCCGAACTTCCACGCCTATCGCCGCGACCTCGCCGACGTCAGCCTGGCTGGCCAGGTCATTGCGTCGCATTTCGTCGAGCCAGTTGAGTATACGCTCGTTCGTGCCGCGGAGTTTCGCGAGTTTCCGGACGAGTCCGGTCAAGTCATTGCCGATCTTGTCGCGGGCGAACGGATGCGCCTGCTGGATTGCAAGCTTGGCTGGGCTTGGGGGTATGCCGGACCGGAGGAACGCGTCGGCTATTTGAACGCCGACGCTCTGGGCCTCGACTGA
- a CDS encoding MarR family winged helix-turn-helix transcriptional regulator, with product MKALIAYVRSGEPDLTNRQMALLMLVYLTPGPHTVRGLAKMLGVSKPVVTRALNTLGALGYLRRERDPDDRRNVFVVRTSSGADFLEGFKRNIRQGGGDNGSSAHRPIIGQAPAFAHQS from the coding sequence ATGAAGGCGCTCATCGCATATGTGCGATCGGGAGAGCCGGACCTTACCAATCGACAGATGGCGTTGCTGATGCTGGTGTATCTGACGCCGGGACCGCACACCGTCCGAGGACTCGCCAAGATGCTCGGCGTTTCGAAGCCGGTTGTGACGCGCGCCTTGAATACGCTTGGGGCCCTGGGCTATCTCCGCCGCGAACGGGATCCGGACGACCGCCGCAACGTGTTCGTCGTCCGCACCAGCAGCGGGGCTGATTTTCTTGAAGGTTTCAAACGCAATATACGGCAAGGCGGCGGCGACAATGGATCGTCCGCCCACCGGCCCATCATCGGACAAGCACCCGCCTTCGCTCATCAGTCCTGA
- a CDS encoding leucyl aminopeptidase family protein, which produces MTDFAPLLQPDRDQTATPIHLVDKAAFEEWAKGRPSEDRALLSAHRFDGKDAGAFVILPRPNGSFEVVVAVKDAATLGPWCLAKLGGALPAGAYKLSSGQLGQAGLGWLLAQHRFEGYKSAPKPPVGDRILLTDEPARIDEAVRLARATALVRDLVDTPANDLGPAELEAAAKTLADEYGGQLRVTKGDDLAQQFPMVQAVGQAATADRAPRMIEVEWGNPDHPRVAIVGKGVCFDSGGLDIKPASGMRLMKKDMGGAAHALACAQLIASARLPVRLHLLIPAVENAVSGSAFRPGDIIRSRQGLTVEIDNTDAEGRLILGDALTRAAEEKPQLVVDFATLTGAARIALGPDLPAMFANDEALAGELEKVSTEVFDPVWRLPLWDGYEDMLKSDVADIVNSGGAMAGTITAALFLRRFVPGDIPWVHLDTFAWSPTAKPGRPKGGDALGLRAVFSLLQRRFAQP; this is translated from the coding sequence ATGACCGACTTCGCGCCGCTGCTTCAGCCCGACCGGGACCAGACCGCCACCCCCATCCACCTCGTCGACAAAGCCGCATTCGAGGAATGGGCGAAAGGCCGACCGTCAGAGGATCGGGCCTTGCTCTCCGCGCATCGCTTCGACGGCAAGGACGCGGGGGCCTTCGTCATCCTCCCGCGGCCAAATGGGTCGTTTGAAGTTGTGGTGGCCGTCAAGGATGCGGCAACGCTTGGCCCGTGGTGCCTGGCCAAGCTTGGCGGAGCACTGCCGGCCGGCGCATATAAACTCTCGTCAGGTCAGCTTGGACAGGCCGGCCTTGGCTGGCTTCTCGCCCAGCACCGGTTCGAGGGTTACAAGTCGGCGCCTAAGCCCCCGGTCGGCGATCGCATATTGCTGACGGACGAGCCCGCTCGGATCGATGAGGCAGTGCGGCTTGCCCGGGCGACGGCATTGGTCCGCGATCTGGTCGACACTCCAGCAAATGACCTGGGCCCGGCGGAACTCGAAGCGGCGGCCAAGACCCTCGCCGACGAATATGGCGGGCAGTTGCGCGTGACCAAGGGCGATGATCTCGCCCAACAATTTCCGATGGTGCAGGCGGTCGGCCAGGCCGCGACTGCCGACCGGGCGCCGCGCATGATCGAAGTTGAATGGGGCAATCCGGACCATCCGCGCGTGGCGATCGTGGGCAAGGGCGTCTGCTTCGACAGTGGCGGGCTCGACATCAAGCCGGCAAGCGGCATGCGGCTGATGAAAAAGGATATGGGCGGCGCGGCGCACGCGCTGGCCTGCGCGCAGCTGATCGCCTCCGCGCGGCTGCCGGTTCGTCTTCACTTGCTGATCCCTGCGGTAGAAAATGCGGTGTCAGGCTCGGCCTTCCGCCCCGGCGACATCATCCGCTCGCGCCAGGGCCTGACCGTCGAGATCGACAATACGGACGCCGAAGGCCGCCTCATCCTCGGTGATGCCCTGACCCGGGCGGCGGAAGAAAAGCCGCAGCTCGTCGTCGATTTCGCCACCCTCACCGGCGCAGCACGGATCGCCCTGGGCCCCGACCTGCCTGCCATGTTCGCGAACGACGAGGCTCTCGCCGGCGAGCTGGAGAAGGTCTCGACCGAGGTTTTCGACCCTGTCTGGAGACTGCCGTTATGGGACGGCTACGAGGACATGCTGAAGAGCGACGTCGCCGACATCGTTAATTCAGGCGGTGCAATGGCGGGCACCATCACGGCGGCGCTGTTTCTCCGCCGCTTTGTTCCGGGCGACATTCCGTGGGTACATCTCGACACCTTCGCGTGGAGCCCAACTGCAAAGCCCGGGCGGCCCAAGGGTGGCGACGCGCTGGGGCTTCGGGCGGTATTTTCCTTGCTTCAGCGCCGCTTCGCACAACCCTGA
- a CDS encoding winged helix-turn-helix domain-containing protein yields MATIRFDRFTLDQEDRRLLRDGAPVEVNGRYLDALILLAKEPGRLVSKDRFMDEVWRGVPVTDEALTQCIKTLRRQLGDDASRPRFIETVPKHGYRFIAPVSADDDAAETDLAPMVKVTPSPTVSRLLLALGGVVGGGIAGLIGGIVYGFAATAQPLQPGMGAISVLLVLTCLTILVALLGGIGVAFGIVLAGRGGSLFSVRSVVGGALGGLIVGAIVKLLGLDAFNLLLGQSPGDVTGGPEGLVLGAAVGLGGWAGQRRFGTLRGTASVAALTGGTAGLLLGLMGGRMMGGSLDLLGRTVAGSRLHFDRLGAVFGEPGFGIVSRSVTGALEGALFSGCLVAGLILASRSLRSEAG; encoded by the coding sequence ATGGCGACCATCCGCTTCGACCGCTTCACGCTCGACCAGGAGGATCGCCGACTGCTTCGCGACGGCGCCCCCGTGGAGGTCAACGGCCGCTACCTCGATGCGCTGATCCTGCTGGCGAAGGAGCCCGGCCGCCTCGTATCCAAGGACCGCTTCATGGACGAGGTCTGGCGCGGCGTGCCGGTCACGGACGAAGCCCTGACCCAGTGTATCAAAACGCTGCGGCGGCAGCTCGGCGACGATGCATCCCGCCCCCGCTTCATCGAAACGGTGCCCAAGCACGGCTATCGATTCATCGCGCCGGTAAGTGCGGATGACGACGCAGCCGAAACCGACCTTGCTCCGATGGTCAAGGTAACACCCTCCCCCACCGTGAGCCGCTTGCTTTTGGCGCTCGGCGGCGTGGTCGGCGGCGGCATCGCCGGCCTCATCGGCGGCATCGTTTACGGCTTTGCTGCGACCGCTCAACCGCTGCAGCCCGGAATGGGCGCAATCTCCGTCCTGCTGGTCCTGACCTGCCTCACCATCCTGGTCGCCTTGCTCGGCGGCATCGGCGTCGCGTTCGGGATCGTGCTCGCCGGCCGGGGCGGTTCATTGTTCTCCGTGCGGAGCGTCGTCGGCGGCGCGCTCGGCGGCCTCATCGTCGGCGCCATCGTCAAGTTGCTCGGTCTCGATGCTTTCAACCTGCTGCTCGGCCAATCGCCCGGCGACGTCACCGGCGGACCGGAAGGACTGGTCCTCGGCGCCGCGGTCGGGCTTGGCGGTTGGGCCGGGCAGCGCCGCTTCGGAACGCTTCGCGGAACGGCCTCGGTTGCGGCACTGACGGGCGGCACGGCCGGATTGCTGCTGGGGTTGATGGGAGGGCGGATGATGGGCGGGAGCCTCGATCTTCTCGGTCGTACCGTAGCCGGATCGCGGCTTCACTTCGACAGGCTTGGCGCCGTATTCGGGGAACCGGGCTTTGGCATCGTCAGCCGGTCCGTAACCGGGGCATTGGAAGGTGCCTTGTTCAGCGGCTGCCTCGTCGCCGGGCTGATCCTCGCCAGCCGCAGCCTTCGCTCGGAAGCGGGATGA
- the rimO gene encoding 30S ribosomal protein S12 methylthiotransferase RimO, whose amino-acid sequence MNVMSLPQAPKVGLVSLGCPKNLVDSERIMTKLRSDGYSMSADYAGADVVLVNTCGFLDSAKEESLEAIGEAIAENGRVIVTGCMGKEADVIRNRFPNVLAITGAHQYEEVVGAVYDAAPMPPNAFINLVPDSGLKLTPRHYSYLKISEGCNHRCAFCIIPSLRGDLASRRPDAILREAEKLIAAGIKELLVISQDTSAYGVDLKHASWRWKGGEVRAHMTDLARALGELGAWVRLHYVYPYPHVDRVIPLMAEGLVLPYLDIPFQHASPNVLRAMRRPANEAKVLERIRSWREICPDIAIRSSFVVGFPGETEEDFDYLLRWLEEAQLDRVGAFRFEPVEGAAANNLPGHVPEEVKEERYARVMELTARISAEKLAAKVGRTVDVIIDAVDPDTGGATGRSKADAPEIDGEVHLRDAGHLAAGDIVEVTVEDADEHDLYGVPA is encoded by the coding sequence ATGAACGTCATGTCCCTTCCGCAAGCCCCCAAGGTGGGCCTGGTCTCGCTCGGCTGTCCCAAGAATCTGGTCGACAGCGAGCGGATCATGACCAAGCTGCGCTCCGACGGCTATTCGATGTCGGCCGATTATGCGGGCGCCGACGTGGTGCTGGTCAACACTTGCGGCTTTCTCGATTCCGCCAAGGAGGAGAGCCTGGAAGCGATCGGCGAAGCCATCGCCGAGAATGGGCGGGTGATCGTCACCGGCTGCATGGGCAAGGAAGCGGACGTGATCCGGAACCGCTTCCCCAACGTGCTCGCGATCACCGGCGCCCACCAGTATGAAGAGGTGGTCGGCGCCGTCTACGACGCCGCGCCGATGCCGCCCAACGCCTTCATCAACCTGGTGCCCGACAGCGGGCTGAAGCTGACTCCGCGGCACTATAGCTACCTGAAGATCTCGGAAGGTTGCAACCACCGCTGCGCCTTCTGCATCATCCCGAGCCTGCGCGGTGATCTCGCCAGCCGCCGTCCCGACGCGATCCTCCGCGAGGCCGAGAAGCTGATCGCGGCGGGCATTAAGGAACTGCTGGTCATCAGCCAGGACACGTCGGCCTATGGCGTCGACCTGAAGCATGCCAGCTGGCGCTGGAAGGGCGGCGAGGTGCGCGCCCACATGACGGATCTGGCGCGCGCGCTGGGCGAGCTCGGCGCCTGGGTTCGCCTGCATTACGTTTACCCCTACCCGCACGTCGATCGAGTCATTCCGCTGATGGCGGAGGGGCTGGTTCTCCCCTACCTCGACATCCCCTTCCAGCACGCTAGCCCGAACGTGCTTCGTGCCATGCGGCGCCCCGCCAACGAGGCGAAGGTGCTTGAGCGGATCCGCTCGTGGCGCGAGATCTGCCCCGACATCGCCATCCGCTCCAGCTTCGTCGTCGGCTTCCCCGGCGAGACGGAAGAGGATTTCGATTATCTCCTCCGCTGGCTGGAGGAGGCGCAACTCGACCGCGTCGGCGCCTTCCGCTTCGAGCCGGTCGAGGGTGCCGCGGCCAACAACCTGCCCGGGCACGTGCCGGAGGAGGTCAAGGAAGAACGCTACGCCCGGGTGATGGAACTGACCGCCCGGATCAGCGCAGAGAAACTCGCGGCCAAAGTCGGGCGCACCGTGGACGTCATCATCGATGCGGTCGATCCGGACACCGGCGGCGCCACCGGCCGCTCCAAGGCCGACGCGCCGGAAATCGACGGCGAAGTCCACCTGCGGGATGCCGGCCATCTCGCCGCGGGAGACATCGTCGAGGTCACCGTCGAGGATGCGGACGAGCACGACCTTTACGGCGTGCCCGCCTAG
- a CDS encoding potassium channel family protein codes for MTPQPTRHRRPGKAQLFLMRKSALSVWAQLAIRLMILMAMFLFIVAVHWVERDSLKDSHDGSVSFTDVLYFTMISVTTTGYGDIVPISDRARMFDAFIVTPIRIIFLLLLAGTAYTFAIKRTWNRWIMQLIQNNLSDHIVVAGYGASNVKAVKELLARGTDPRRLVVIDCDDAAIADAKDCGVTVLLADATRNETLAAARIEQASALIVAAGRDDSNILVVLTARKMAPALKISVTIRDDDNEDIAKQAGADTVINPVSFSGLLMASSLEGPHRAEYLADLATTSGQVMLRERVVEAHEVGMTLAQICTGVAVRLIRGEEAHGPATIEKVELGDRILEIIDSKT; via the coding sequence ATGACGCCTCAACCTACTCGCCATCGTCGCCCGGGCAAGGCGCAGCTGTTCCTGATGCGCAAGTCGGCGCTGAGCGTCTGGGCGCAGCTGGCGATCCGCTTGATGATCCTGATGGCGATGTTTCTGTTCATCGTCGCGGTGCACTGGGTCGAGCGGGACAGCCTAAAGGACTCCCACGACGGCAGCGTCAGCTTCACCGACGTGCTCTACTTCACGATGATCAGCGTGACCACGACGGGGTACGGCGACATCGTCCCAATCTCCGATCGCGCGCGGATGTTCGACGCGTTCATCGTCACGCCCATTCGGATCATCTTTCTGCTGCTGCTTGCGGGCACGGCCTACACCTTCGCGATCAAGCGAACCTGGAACAGGTGGATCATGCAACTCATCCAGAACAACTTGTCCGACCACATCGTCGTTGCGGGCTACGGCGCAAGCAACGTCAAGGCCGTCAAGGAATTGCTCGCCCGGGGCACCGACCCGCGCCGCCTTGTCGTCATCGACTGCGACGATGCGGCCATTGCCGATGCAAAGGATTGCGGCGTAACCGTGCTTCTGGCGGATGCGACCCGTAACGAGACCCTAGCCGCAGCAAGGATCGAGCAAGCGTCCGCACTGATCGTCGCCGCCGGCCGCGACGACAGCAACATCCTAGTCGTTCTGACGGCGCGGAAGATGGCGCCTGCGCTCAAGATCAGCGTCACCATCCGCGACGACGACAATGAAGACATCGCCAAACAGGCGGGGGCCGACACGGTGATCAATCCGGTGAGCTTCTCCGGCCTGCTGATGGCCAGCTCACTGGAAGGACCGCACCGCGCCGAATATCTCGCGGATCTCGCCACCACCTCGGGCCAGGTCATGCTGCGCGAGCGGGTGGTGGAGGCGCACGAGGTCGGAATGACCCTTGCGCAAATCTGCACGGGCGTCGCCGTTCGCCTGATCCGCGGCGAGGAAGCGCACGGGCCTGCGACCATCGAGAAGGTCGAGCTTGGCGACCGTATCCTGGAGATCATCGACAGCAAGACGTAA
- a CDS encoding UDP-glucose dehydrogenase family protein produces MRITMIGTGYVGLVSGACFSDFGHDVICVDKDSAKIDGLHAGKMPIWEPGLDNLVKANVDRGRLHFTTDLAEGVKNAEAVFIAVGTPARRGDGHADLTFVYQAVRELAAHIKPGTVVVTKSTVPVGTGDQICAILEEEGATEISVASNPEFLREGAAIADFKHPDRIVVGAEDSHAEAVLKEIYRPLFLNRAPILITGRRTAELTKYAANAFLAVKISFINEIANLCEAVDADVQDVARGIGLDNRIGPKFLHAGPGYGGSCFPKDTLALLQTAEKAGIDQRIVRTTVEVNDARKGEMVDRIVKALGGDVAGKRIGLLGLAFKPNTDDMRDAPSIPIVEGLEKQGGKIVAFDPVAREHAEKLMPNVEFAGSPYAVAQGADALVVVTEWDEFRGIDLDRVAAAMAGKVLVDLRNVYDRAEAEGAGLHYWGMGRGKPSHPAG; encoded by the coding sequence ATGCGGATTACGATGATTGGCACCGGCTACGTCGGCCTGGTGTCCGGTGCCTGCTTTTCGGACTTCGGCCACGACGTAATCTGCGTCGACAAGGACAGCGCCAAGATCGACGGGCTGCACGCGGGCAAGATGCCGATCTGGGAGCCTGGCCTGGACAATCTCGTCAAGGCGAATGTCGACCGCGGGCGACTGCACTTCACCACCGATCTCGCCGAGGGCGTCAAGAATGCCGAGGCGGTGTTTATCGCAGTCGGCACGCCGGCGCGGCGGGGTGACGGCCATGCCGACCTGACCTTCGTCTATCAGGCGGTTCGGGAACTCGCCGCCCACATAAAACCGGGCACGGTGGTGGTCACTAAGTCCACCGTCCCTGTCGGAACAGGCGATCAGATTTGTGCAATCCTGGAGGAAGAGGGTGCGACTGAAATTTCCGTCGCGTCGAACCCCGAATTCCTTCGCGAAGGCGCGGCGATTGCCGACTTCAAGCATCCGGACCGGATCGTCGTCGGCGCCGAAGACAGCCATGCGGAGGCGGTGCTCAAGGAAATTTACCGCCCGCTCTTCCTGAACCGCGCACCCATCCTGATCACCGGGCGCCGCACGGCGGAGCTGACCAAATATGCGGCCAATGCCTTTCTTGCGGTGAAGATCAGCTTCATCAACGAGATCGCGAACCTCTGCGAAGCCGTGGACGCCGATGTCCAGGATGTTGCTCGTGGCATCGGCCTCGACAATCGCATCGGCCCCAAGTTCCTGCATGCCGGCCCCGGCTATGGCGGCAGCTGCTTCCCGAAGGACACGCTGGCGCTGCTCCAAACAGCGGAAAAGGCCGGCATCGACCAGCGGATCGTCCGCACCACGGTCGAGGTCAACGATGCCCGCAAGGGCGAGATGGTTGACCGTATCGTCAAGGCGCTTGGCGGCGATGTGGCCGGCAAGCGCATCGGCCTGCTCGGGCTCGCCTTCAAGCCGAACACCGACGACATGCGGGACGCGCCCTCGATCCCGATCGTCGAGGGACTGGAGAAGCAAGGCGGCAAGATCGTCGCCTTCGACCCGGTCGCCCGCGAGCATGCGGAAAAGCTGATGCCCAACGTCGAATTTGCGGGCAGCCCCTACGCGGTCGCGCAGGGCGCGGACGCGCTGGTGGTAGTGACCGAATGGGACGAGTTCCGTGGGATCGACCTCGACCGGGTCGCGGCCGCGATGGCGGGCAAGGTTCTGGTCGACCTCCGCAACGTCTACGACCGCGCCGAGGCCGAAGGGGCGGGGCTTCACTATTGGGGAATGGGCCGAGGCAAACCTTCGCATCCGGCTGGTTGA
- a CDS encoding DUF1660 family phage protein: MRLLCRLFGHRRSGAHAEYSRARRRWRSVCKRCDTPLAKVNGKWMTIDQADRTQREPQPR; the protein is encoded by the coding sequence ATGCGCCTTCTCTGCCGGTTGTTTGGACATCGACGCTCCGGCGCCCACGCGGAATATAGTCGGGCGCGGCGCCGCTGGCGGAGCGTCTGCAAGCGCTGCGACACACCGCTCGCCAAGGTCAACGGCAAGTGGATGACCATTGATCAGGCGGACCGGACGCAAAGGGAACCACAGCCGCGCTAG
- a CDS encoding fluoride efflux transporter FluC: MLRYAVGRLAVQAGGGAFPWGTLAVNLLGSFAAGLLIGWLGGRSSSAGAQLLLMTGFLGGFTTFSAFSIDTIALAERSVAIAMAYVAATLITGLAAAWVGLVLTRSA, encoded by the coding sequence GTGCTGCGTTACGCGGTCGGCAGACTGGCCGTCCAAGCTGGCGGCGGCGCCTTCCCGTGGGGCACATTGGCCGTCAATTTGCTTGGGAGTTTCGCTGCGGGGCTGCTGATTGGCTGGCTCGGCGGGCGGAGCAGTTCGGCCGGTGCCCAATTGCTGCTGATGACGGGCTTCCTTGGCGGCTTCACGACATTCTCGGCCTTCAGCATCGACACGATCGCGCTCGCAGAGCGGTCAGTGGCGATAGCGATGGCGTACGTGGCCGCAACGCTGATTACAGGATTGGCAGCGGCGTGGGTTGGGCTCGTTCTGACGCGCTCCGCGTGA